The Hirundo rustica isolate bHirRus1 chromosome Z, bHirRus1.pri.v3, whole genome shotgun sequence genome contains the following window.
CTACAAAAGGAACCTACTTCAGCACAGTACAAGTAGGAAATTCCCACTCCCTGCCCCTCACCTCACTAATCCTGGATATAAAAGGGACTAGAAGACATCTACTAAGTAAGTACCTTCATAAACTTTGGACTACTAACTCATTGGCTGGTTTTGAGTTTAAATATAAATGAtaagtttctttatttttcaaagatcaTAGAACCAcaaaatggtttgtgttggaagggacctcaaagatcaccTGGTTTCAAGCCACTTGACAGGGGAAGGGACACTTAACCCtacatcaggttgctcagagccccacccagcctggctctgaaCACTTTCAAGGATGTTAACTATCAATAACTTCACAGCTGTTCCGGgcacccttttccagtgcctcaccaccctcacactGAAGAGTTTCTTTACATCTTACTTTGATGTAAATCTTTGGCAGACTCAGAGCCTGATGACTAGCACTAAGATCAGGTGCCTTCCAGAAACTGTATTGCAATACTCAGGAAAGTCTTCATTCCTCCTCTTATGTGACAACATCTGTTTCTTCACTAACCTCGCATaggctggcagctctgctgcaacaAATAGTTTGAAACTTTGTTGCCAGGAAGGGCAATCAATTTCAGACTAAAGAGTCAAAAGCTGCATACCGAGTTCTGTTTTAAGAAGGAACTTCTAGTTTTAAAACTGTTAATTTAATACATTAAGAAAGCATTTCTAATTACACACTTCTACCATGTCAGTAGCTAGTTTTTCAGCTGTTTATGTAAGAGCTTTCATGAAATGAGTGTATTATCTATAAATAATGATTCCTGTATGTTTTTCATCATagtattttttgtgtttgctttggtttcaaAGGAATCAAAGCCTCTGTGATCATGCTGTGGGGATGTACAGGGATATATATATCTGTTCTCCTAGGAATTCTGAAATCTTTATCTAACTGACCAAAGATATAAGTTTATTACAATTTTATTGAATATCAACTACCAAGCAGAGGAGAAACTGAGGGGAAAaccacacaacaaaaacaatctCTATTACATACAAAATCCTCATGAAATACGATCAATTACTTTTAATAACATTAATGCTGGAAAGTTTATAAGTTTACAacttatgaagaaaaatatctaaCAAGAAAACTTAAACCCAAAGCAAAGTAGATTTTATTAGTTTCATGCTCCCACAATTAATTGTTCATACGGAAGCTAAGTTCCTTACTTTGCTTCTCTGGGCATCGGTATCAGTAGTGCAAAGGACAGAAGTAGCCACTGctactgacaaaaaaaaaaagcatttagtATTAAGCAGCTTCTAAGTGAGATAAGAAAAAAGACTAAACTAGAACTCCCAGCAAAATCCTGCAAAAGTAACATTGGAAAATGGCTTCCAGGCACTTCCAAGTCAAAGGACATCTAGCTTTCCTAGATTTGCAGATCCTAAGCCACCCTTCCAGACAACAACATGGATGCAAAACAGCTGCTTGGAAATTTTGCTTGTTTGGCTTCTCTAAGATTTCTCTCCTATaggaaatttcaaaatttctacttttctttctggaaTGAAATTTAGAAGCTTAGAGGATCGGGTGCAACAGAAATGATGTGCCAACCCACCATATTTTTGCTAGTTTCAAGATCAAACACTCAATATTTGGTTTACTTCAGACTCTATAGATCTGATGAGTGCTCTTCTTCCATTAACACTTCTGaagattttcctctctcttgaTGGCAACCAGCTGTTTGCAAATAAAGAGAGGTCAACAACAGAAGAAGCACACTCTTCAATACACTACAGTAAACGGAGTCAGGAGGGCCACCCCCCACTCCATCTGATGACACAGCAGAGAGTCACTTGGCAACAGGAATACTGCCAGCACAGAGGCTGTATGTCCACCCACAGCCAGGTCTATATGTACTCATTCAATCTGCTTCAATTGCCAGTTCAAGTCAAACAGTCAGAAATGCTCCTCTGATCTGACTAGAGCTTGAAAATAATCACAAAGATCACAATTTTCCctcatgcttttctttcctctataAGCAGCAAGTTTTTCTAACTCTGGGCCTTgactccttcctttcttccttctcagcaTCGGGCAGAGATAGCACTTCACTTCAATCCCGCCATAATCTCATTATATACTGGTAATATCATCAGTACCAGGCTTGGGCCTGTATTCCCTGGCCACATCTGCTTCACACTTAAAGGTAGGTAATACAATCAGTGGGACTTCACAGAAGGAAGATAGGTTTACTCTTGCTACAAAGTGACCTTCAAATCAACTGCAAAACAACCCTAACTTCACTCATATCAACAATGAAGAGCCAAAAATCCATTTACAGAAAGGGAGAAATACATTGATAATTAAATAATGTAAATACATTGCATACTTCAGACTTGAAAGTCTTGCCATCTATTTATAATGGCACACACCTCAAAAACTTAGGCAACAAATGAACagacttttgaaagaaaaaagttgctTTTTACTTACCCTGAGTTTTTATTCAATTCTCTGTCATTGTTGAGAAGAACTGTTTCATCCTTCATTACTTGTTCTGTTGCTACATTATTCCCAAACCTCTGCTGAGAACTTGCTTCCCGTGCACTGTCACCACCAACTACCTGCAACTCTGATGTTCCTGCAATGCCTGAACTCACATTCTCAGCAGGCAGGCCATCTGAAGGAGAACAGCTTTCATGTCCGACAGATTTCCGAAGGGGAGTTTCTACCTGAAATTCTGCCCAAGTGTCAAGAATCATTTCCTGTGCTACAACAGATGCCAGTTCTTCACCAGGATGCCCATACCCTGATTTTGGCATCTCTGTCTCGGTAGAAATTTCTTCAGAAGATTTATCACTTACTTCATTTTGGCCCAATATAATCCAACCCTCATCTTGCCCGCAGCTTTCCTGTGATTTCCTTTCACCATCCAACTTTTGAGGCACATCAGaagaattttcctcttttaagtGAACAGCGTCCCATCCAGTCCCACAAACAAGGTAATCTTTGGTTTCATTTGAAATGGAGATTGGCTGAAAGGTATCCAAGGAACCTGGTGAAAAGCCCTCATGGGATTccttaaatgcaaaattaattttgcttctttcaaGGGTATCGTTTCTTGCAGGtgtattttcttcctcagtAACAAGGATGTAATCCATCTTCAGAGAAGCTGGGAGTACCTGCACCCTCACATCTTCCTTACTCTCCGTACTTTCCAGTTCAGGGCTCTCAGGGGAATTTCTTGGCTTTTCCTCCCTACAAAGTAGGGAGTCGGTGCCAGCTTCTAAAGAACAGGCGAATAGAAactctttttaatttctgaattactgATTTAGTCACCATAGTATGCTTTAATCAGTACTGCGAGATAAAGCTCTTTTCAGTTTGCTTCGCTCTGTTAATGTTTACTTGAATTTTATaacatcatcaccatcatcattaTTGTTAAAGGTTATACATTAACACAGCAATCATCCCCAAGCTACAAACAATTCAGTGTCCCATAGGCTAGGCCCTTTAGGAACAACAGAAACGATATTCCTACTTTTACTGTTTAAAAGCTTTAGATCTCTCTAAGAGAATGAGCTCTTTCCACAATTGTTCTGTACGTTAGGGAGACACACAAACTCCACACTTCATTCAAAGCCTCCTCCTCATTAAGCAGAAATACTCCTCAGacactttctcctttctcccgCCTATGTATTTGCCctgaaagcagattttcttACCATCACATGATCTTCTATCTCCACCTGGTGGTGAGTCGGGATCGGTTGTTTCCACTTCAGACTTTCCTGTCAAAAAACCAGAATCTGGTGGAATTATTTCAGACGTGGAGAGTGATGGTACTGAGGTGAGATTTTCCTCAAGGCACTTTGTGGATTTTTCAAACACCTTATCTTCGGTAATTAGGATTCCCTCTGCACCTTCCGGAGGAGCTGGCAGTGGCAATCGTTTTTCCAAAGAAACGTTGTCATAAAATGGCTGCTGTAACAAGAGTTCACCGTTCACATactctctgctgccagagggtTCAGATGCAGAGGATGGTGGAGTACACACTGCTGGTGATTGGTCATTGGGTATTTCCTTAAACATAGGAACGTAATTTTCAATTATAGCTTCATATTCTTTTGTTGTGTCATCAAACAGTTCATTATTTGAATCAGATTCACCACCTTCATTACCATCAGGTAGAAAGGATTTGGGAAAGAGTGTCTGCTCATCCTTTGATTTCCTTTCTTGTGCCTCAGTGCCTAGCAATGTCAGTAGGTTCATTCCATCACATGTGCCTGCCAGGACATTAGTCACTGAGGTGTTCCTGATACTACGTTCTATCCCTGTGTCAGATCCATCCACACATTCTTCTGACCTATCCACCTCAACACCAGTTATTGCTGTATGACCAGTATCAGAATATTTTACAATTTCAACCAAGGCActaatttcttttaagcttTGTTCTTCCCTATCGGGTTGCAAACACATTTGAGATGTTGCTATTTGAGCTCTATCAGTTGGTAGTCCTTGATGGCTTGCATGAGTGAAACTTTCATGGAACATGTCTTTCAGATCTAAGGAGGTCACTTTTGTAACTTTGCTGGCAATTTCAGTTGACTCAACAGGGTAAAAAGTCAACTTATTTTCTAGACTGTATTCTTCTGGAATTGCAAATTCAGGAGGCTCCTGAGGATTAGAAGAGATAAGCTGATGGAATTCATTGGTCTTTACTGGTTCATAGTCCTGGGGGCTACCATCTTCTGATTGCATCTCTGCCTTCTGCATTACTAACTGACCTTTTGAATCAAAATCTGCCTCTTTATTCATATTTGATCTTGTATGAATTGGCTGACTATCTTTGTCTTCAGGCTCCACTGCAGTCTGAGAAGATGGGATAGAAGCATGCTTAGCTCTGTATTCGTGGCACACATCAGGACTGCTTGATGACTCTGAATCATTGTCTTGGTCACAGTTACTTAAAATATCGGGATTTTCACCATCTGATTTCAAAGTGAAAATCTGCTCAGCATTAGTCCACAGGTCAGGTTCCACTGAAAACTGCTGATTACTTCCTTGTGTGTTATCGTGTAAAATATCAGGGATAAGTGCAGCTTGGGAAACAAATATATTCTGCTCTGGACTTGACTTTTCTGCCATTTCATAAGATAAATCTTGTACAGTGAAAGCACCTGACATGGAGTTGTGCACCTCTACTCTTTCACAGGGGTCCTCCTGTTGTCCTTGAAGTGCGAGACTTGCATTTCCCTCACTGTCTTTCAGTAGACCCAGTACAGTGATTCCTTCAACTGCTGTATTCGGTATAGCTTGTTCCTCATCTGAAAAAGAGTTCTGTGGAGTCAGTTGATCCTCCTCATCTGTAAAAAACTCTCTTTCTTCTATCAACTCTCTTTCTTTATCTAGTATTAAAGAATCAAATTGTTTTAACTGTaaagtgttttcatttatcTGACCATCAGGACTATTGATAGAATGTACTCGTCTTTCATTTTCATCACAGTAAAATGGGGCAAGCAGATTTTCATCATTACCTGTATCAGTGAAATGTGTTTCTGTTAGTTCTTCATCTTGCAAAGCGGAACCACACGAGTCCTCTTTACTATTTCCTAACTGATTTATTACAGAGTCACTTGAAACAGAACACTGatcttccagctgcttttcttcaaaAGGTTGTGAACTCCACCATTCTGAACTGTCATCTAGAAAATCACATGTGCCTACTGTGGATTTTGGATTAGTTCTTGAATCAGCTTCCAGTGACATAGTCCACCTATCTACAGCTTTTGAAGATTGCTCTTCTTTatcaccaccagcagcagaagtTGATCTAGGACCTTCATTCATTTGATACAAATATGAGTCTTCCTCACTATCtgttttttcattgaaaatacTCACCTGAGTTCTTTCATCAAGTGTTTTACAATGGCCTGTAGTAGATTGAGTGGTCTTATTATGATCAGTAAAGTCAGTAGTCACATTCTCCTGCAATACCTTTCTGGCTTCAATTGTTTCAGAATTTTCAATGAAGTTGCTTACCAGGACCTTCTCTCCCACTTTAGTTTTTGCACCTAAATTGTCTTCATTAGCTTCAGGACTAGTTGCACTGGACTGAACATAACCTTCTCCATTTTCAGCTCCTTTGTGCTGTTCATTTTCACACACTGAATCTTCATGAATCTCTTCTGGACATGCCTCTGAATTCTCTGAATCTTCATTTATGTCAGGACTTGATAAAGAAGATACAGTATCATCATCTACATGTGCATTCCAAAAATCTAAGCTTTTAGGATCTTTGTTCTCTTCACCACTTGTTTCAAATCCTTCTTCAGGTTTATTCCCgaattcctgctttttaaaagaatcttcaagatttttattatttttaatctcccACATATCCCTGCTTCTTTCATGATGACTAGCAACTGGAAGGTCTCCCCACACATTCACAGATGCATCACTTAAGTCAGGACTTGTTCCACTTGAGTGTGTATAATCATTTATTGAATTACTCCACACATTATCATCTTTCAAATAGCTTTTGATCTGTGTATCTTTTGAAAGGCTGCTTGTGGTATTTACTATTTCAAGGACTTCTCTTGCCTCAGGAGTTGTTCCAGGAGATTGCAAATCTTCACATGGCTGTGAATCCCAAGCAGTTTGGGGAAAACTGTCATTAAACATGGCAAATGGCTTTCCACAAAGATTATTAGCAGGTTCTAAATTTTCAGAGTTTTCATTTCTCGCAGAACCTATTTCAAGTGAAAATGAATTTTCCACCACAGACATATGTGTAATATCAGGAACACTAACAAATCCAGAAGGATTTTTCTTAAACTCATCTGTGAAAAAATTTTTATTGGTCCTCATCAGTTCtgagctatttttaaaagacactAATTCAGAATTACAAATGTCTGAATGGTTTGAAGTCACTTCATGTAAGCATTCTTGCCCTTCTCCCAGAGGTTCTTGTGGTTTATCCATCAAAGGAATTGATGTGGCTTGGCCACAACCATCCTTTCCAGAGTCATTCCAGATGCCCGAGCTTCCAGGCATTttagaataattattttcaggatTATCACTACCCTTATCAGAACTTTCAGAAATATCTTCCATTTTGCAACTTGCCGCATTCTCTTTCACTGTAGTCTCCTTTTCAGCTCCCTCAGAAAGCAGCTGTGACATTTCACTATAATTGTAATTTTGTGGTAAGTGGTCATCAAAAAATTCATAATCTCTGCCTCCCTCAGAAATACTTGAAGGTTCTAAACTATTCTGCAacacttcttttctctcttcctgacTAATTGGATTGCTTTGATTGGAAAATGACACATTCCCTGCGATTAATACTTCCAAACTAACactatttctcattttttctggGAGGGTGGCAACTTCAGTTGTTGGCTCGTTTTCTTCCAAATCTGTTTTACCTGAAGATACACTGCCCTCTTGCACTAGTTTATTACAAATGTCATTAATCATCTGCTCTCCACTTGTCACATGTGTTCTCTTacattgttttccttccttagAGACGACAATGGCATTATCCCAGCCTTCCTCACGACCTTGCTCACTCTGTAAACCCCATGAGTTCAGCTGGTGCACTGAATCCTGACTATCCAGCTCTTCATCAATACTGGCAGTGTTTTGTGCTACATCCTTACTAAATATCTCACTCTCTAAGTCACATATTTTCAGATCCAAACCATTCTCATTTCCTGTAGTTGGCATAGAGGTGTTTGTGTCTTCTATAGAAACACTGCCCACTGTTTCTGCATTGTCAGCTGCTCTCTGTCTAGTATTTAATTCATTCTGTGATGGTGATAAGTCATTCACTGTTTGATTATATCCCAGTATTACTCTTCTGCTTTCAGATACAGGAAAGTTATTTTCACTGGTACATGTTTCAGTTGAAAAACATAGATCAGCTGTTTGTTCTGAATTAAGAAAAGGTTTAGCAGAGGCAGAAGGAACTggaatttcagaatttctttcttgTAACTGGGTGATGTTATTTAGGGGAGCGTTGCAGATATCTGTACTTCTAGTATTTGAAAAAGGTACATTTTTAGGAGATAATGGTTCCTTACTTGATTTCTCAAGTACTTTTGACTCAGCCAAATTTGTGTTCATGAATTTACCAGTAACTGTTTCTTCATCAAACTCCTGGtcctcattttctctttcatcttcCACATATGTAGGTGATAAGTAAGAATCAGATGTTGAATAATTGGTGTCTGGTGGAGAAATAACTAAATCTTCTGCTATATTTGAGGAACTAAGGTCTGAGTTTTTGTATAAGAAGGTATCCTCCCAGGGCACCACTACTTCTGTTACTtcttttctgatgtttttatCATATATGTTCCAGGTATCtatattttcaaattgttttaGTCTATGTTTAGGATCATCAAATAcagttttttcccctgtgttcAGCTTGGAATTATTTTGCATAgtgttgaaaacaaaatttgtattttcagattttccatgGTCTTCTATTGAATAATATCTTCCCTTATCCCACAGTTCTGGATTTTCAGCCTCATTGTCCACTGTGATTTCTGAAGAATCTGATAAACCAGTTTTTGATATGGCCCATTCCTCAGGAATGTTCACTGATTTTAATTCCCTATTTAGTTTGGACATGTTCCATATATTTTCTGAGGATATACCAGCATTTTCTTCATCAAACTCAGTCCAGATTTTGTAAGAATCTCCAGCTAGCTGGTTATCTTTTCCTTCACCACTACACCACGCATCTGACATCACAGATGTTGGCTGGCTGACCTTCCACAGGTCTGTAAAGCTCTCCACTTCTTGCTTTGTCTCATCTAACGAAGCAGTTTGCAAATATGAATGttcactgtttttctcttgaGTCTCATGGTTCCAATTTTCTTGTTTAAACTGATTATTCCACAGACCTGCTTTTGTATATTCCATTTGCTTTGGCTGTTTTTGGAGGAACACAGAATCTGAGGCTCTTCTATCAGTATGTTCTCGTAGTAAGGGACTTTCTTTAGAATCCTTCCATAAGACAGGACTCTGAAACACAGACTCCTGCTCACTTGAACTCCATGCATCAGCATTTCTGCAATCTAGGTCAAAGCCATCCCACCAGCTCCCATATCTAACGCGAGACTGAGAGTAATTTGTGCCAtctatttcattaattttttttatgacaTCTTGTGAGAAAATTAAAGGCTGCCCATTATCTAATGGTGAAGTATCTACAAGACTATTCATAGGAGTTGGTGGAATTCTTGAATCAGCAGATTTTAACATTTCTGGTGAAGAAGAATCACCTTCAACTAAATCAATCAAACTTGAAGTTTTCTCACACATTTCTCCTGGATTCTCATCACATTCAGCCAGATTGTCTTCCTCAATTTTTGTCGTAAGTAAGTGAGTTGAATACTTTAGTGTATCATTTTCTAATAGGTTTGCCTCATCAAGTTTTTTCTTCAGAGTGAGTTGATGCCCTTCTGATGAATCACTATTGAGAAAATAGTCATCTGCTGGGGAACAATCAACAGAATGAGAAGATGACTCAGATGGAGCTGTAACCACGGGCGCTAGATCAAAATTGAAAAGATCAAAGTTATCGCTATTGTTTCCTGACTGAGACTTTTGTTCTTCAGCTATTGCTCCTTCAGGAATAGGGCTGTAGGAATCAAAGCCAGGCAGAAGATTGTGATGCGAAGCAGCACCTTCTGCAACAGGGCTATCATCACTAAGAAAAACAGAACTCTCCTTGGAAGACCGGCTGCTTCTAATGGTAGCCAAGCCACTGTCTGGACTCACAAGGTCTACATTAACATCAATGTGGGCTGGAATAGACCCATTTAGATCTTGAGGATTTTCTATAAAATTGGCAGAACTGGGCTGTGGTTCTACATCAGAACCATATAACTCCATAATACCAGAAGATCCTTGTGAAAGTGGAGCACTTCCAGCAACAGCTTCAGTAGAAGACGTTC
Protein-coding sequences here:
- the PRUNE2 gene encoding protein prune homolog 2 isoform X6; the protein is MEEFLRRAQSRLNRSKRLEKVHVVLGNKPCDLDSLISTLTYAYFLDKVSPPDTLCLPVLNIPRRDFSYFAETRFILEELKIPESFHIFRDEINLHQLNAEGKLSLTLVNRNVLTSEDKSLESAVVKVINPDAQCDRSLELQACSSSLVVKEILQKAPELITQQLAYLLRGSILFKCMSLEADRMTEQQEKVLSILEEKFPDLPPREEVISVLQETQFNAPGVNIEEVMLKDLKEISDGEIKVAITTVCMTLEDCILHRSLIGDLKAFIDKYQFDVLVILANCLSDEKQTKQQIAVYSENVELGNQICCELEECQNPCLELDPLECEWDQILIYHQENSLVTFDQIFLLIKEVINRRQPEMVSNSRTSSTEAVAGSAPLSQGSSGIMELYGSDVEPQPSSANFIENPQDLNGSIPAHIDVNVDLVSPDSGLATIRSSRSSKESSVFLSDDSPVAEGAASHHNLLPGFDSYSPIPEGAIAEEQKSQSGNNSDNFDLFNFDLAPVVTAPSESSSHSVDCSPADDYFLNSDSSEGHQLTLKKKLDEANLLENDTLKYSTHLLTTKIEEDNLAECDENPGEMCEKTSSLIDLVEGDSSSPEMLKSADSRIPPTPMNSLVDTSPLDNGQPLIFSQDVIKKINEIDGTNYSQSRVRYGSWWDGFDLDCRNADAWSSSEQESVFQSPVLWKDSKESPLLREHTDRRASDSVFLQKQPKQMEYTKAGLWNNQFKQENWNHETQEKNSEHSYLQTASLDETKQEVESFTDLWKVSQPTSVMSDAWCSGEGKDNQLAGDSYKIWTEFDEENAGISSENIWNMSKLNRELKSVNIPEEWAISKTGLSDSSEITVDNEAENPELWDKGRYYSIEDHGKSENTNFVFNTMQNNSKLNTGEKTVFDDPKHRLKQFENIDTWNIYDKNIRKEVTEVVVPWEDTFLYKNSDLSSSNIAEDLVISPPDTNYSTSDSYLSPTYVEDERENEDQEFDEETVTGKFMNTNLAESKVLEKSSKEPLSPKNVPFSNTRSTDICNAPLNNITQLQERNSEIPVPSASAKPFLNSEQTADLCFSTETCTSENNFPVSESRRVILGYNQTVNDLSPSQNELNTRQRAADNAETVGSVSIEDTNTSMPTTGNENGLDLKICDLESEIFSKDVAQNTASIDEELDSQDSVHQLNSWGLQSEQGREEGWDNAIVVSKEGKQCKRTHVTSGEQMINDICNKLVQEGSVSSGKTDLEENEPTTEVATLPEKMRNSVSLEVLIAGNVSFSNQSNPISQEERKEVLQNSLEPSSISEGGRDYEFFDDHLPQNYNYSEMSQLLSEGAEKETTVKENAASCKMEDISESSDKGSDNPENNYSKMPGSSGIWNDSGKDGCGQATSIPLMDKPQEPLGEGQECLHEVTSNHSDICNSELVSFKNSSELMRTNKNFFTDEFKKNPSGFVSVPDITHMSVVENSFSLEIGSARNENSENLEPANNLCGKPFAMFNDSFPQTAWDSQPCEDLQSPGTTPEAREVLEIVNTTSSLSKDTQIKSYLKDDNVWSNSINDYTHSSGTSPDLSDASVNVWGDLPVASHHERSRDMWEIKNNKNLEDSFKKQEFGNKPEEGFETSGEENKDPKSLDFWNAHVDDDTVSSLSSPDINEDSENSEACPEEIHEDSVCENEQHKGAENGEGYVQSSATSPEANEDNLGAKTKVGEKVLVSNFIENSETIEARKVLQENVTTDFTDHNKTTQSTTGHCKTLDERTQVSIFNEKTDSEEDSYLYQMNEGPRSTSAAGGDKEEQSSKAVDRWTMSLEADSRTNPKSTVGTCDFLDDSSEWWSSQPFEEKQLEDQCSVSSDSVINQLGNSKEDSCGSALQDEELTETHFTDTGNDENLLAPFYCDENERRVHSINSPDGQINENTLQLKQFDSLILDKERELIEEREFFTDEEDQLTPQNSFSDEEQAIPNTAVEGITVLGLLKDSEGNASLALQGQQEDPCERVEVHNSMSGAFTVQDLSYEMAEKSSPEQNIFVSQAALIPDILHDNTQGSNQQFSVEPDLWTNAEQIFTLKSDGENPDILSNCDQDNDSESSSSPDVCHEYRAKHASIPSSQTAVEPEDKDSQPIHTRSNMNKEADFDSKGQLVMQKAEMQSEDGSPQDYEPVKTNEFHQLISSNPQEPPEFAIPEEYSLENKLTFYPVESTEIASKVTKVTSLDLKDMFHESFTHASHQGLPTDRAQIATSQMCLQPDREEQSLKEISALVEIVKYSDTGHTAITGVEVDRSEECVDGSDTGIERSIRNTSVTNVLAGTCDGMNLLTLLGTEAQERKSKDEQTLFPKSFLPDGNEGGESDSNNELFDDTTKEYEAIIENYVPMFKEIPNDQSPAVCTPPSSASEPSGSREYVNGELLLQQPFYDNVSLEKRLPLPAPPEGAEGILITEDKVFEKSTKCLEENLTSVPSLSTSEIIPPDSGFLTGKSEVETTDPDSPPGGDRRSCDEAGTDSLLCREEKPRNSPESPELESTESKEDVRVQVLPASLKMDYILVTEEENTPARNDTLERSKINFAFKESHEGFSPGSLDTFQPISISNETKDYLVCGTGWDAVHLKEENSSDVPQKLDGERKSQESCGQDEGWIILGQNEVSDKSSEEISTETEMPKSGYGHPGEELASVVAQEMILDTWAEFQVETPLRKSVGHESCSPSDGLPAENVSSGIAGTSELQVVGGDSAREASSQQRFGNNVATEQVMKDETVLLNNDRELNKNSGLVEEDVGMDILAAGVLSPSSAEMRPEPPNSLDLNGSQPRRIKLTAPNINLSLDQSEGSVLSDDNLDTPDEIDINVDELDTPDEADSFEYAGQEEQTAAKDASQEESESIPEYTAEEEREDNRLWRTVVIGEQEQRIDMKVIEPYKKVISHGGYYGDGLNAIIVFAACFLPDSSRTDYNYVMENLFLYVISTLELMVAEDYMIVYLNGATPRRRMPGLGWMKKCYQMIDRRLRKNLKSFIIVHPSWFIRTILAVTRPFISSKFSSKIQYVNTLAELREMIPMEYVHIPDSIVKTSCLSNDPEMASVEQDIDMTLK